The Methanocella arvoryzae MRE50 genome includes a region encoding these proteins:
- a CDS encoding carboxymuconolactone decarboxylase family protein: MKFENTLKGIFGKEPDDAVQELLKNIEDDYGEVPFILKAMSDRPNVLLPKIIYDDAVLRNPEHLDETTVELITIGVATALKCDHCLKMHLRVARRKGIPEEKVFETILLASALSNTAALAQAMRVFEADKEEHRDTEAFKDECPGCIVYENNHKNLNGNDKTD, translated from the coding sequence GTGAAGTTCGAAAACACGCTAAAGGGAATCTTCGGAAAAGAGCCTGACGACGCAGTACAGGAACTGCTCAAGAACATCGAGGACGACTATGGTGAAGTCCCGTTCATCCTCAAGGCGATGAGCGACAGGCCGAACGTGCTGCTCCCCAAGATCATCTACGACGATGCAGTGCTCCGCAATCCAGAGCACCTCGACGAGACGACGGTAGAGCTTATAACTATTGGTGTTGCAACCGCCCTGAAGTGCGACCACTGCCTGAAGATGCACCTGAGAGTCGCCAGGCGAAAAGGCATCCCTGAAGAGAAAGTGTTCGAAACCATCCTTCTGGCCAGCGCGCTGTCAAATACCGCAGCCCTCGCCCAGGCGATGAGGGTGTTCGAGGCGGACAAGGAAGAGCACCGGGATACCGAGGCGTTCAAGGACGAATGCCCGGGCTGCATCGTCTACGAGAACAACCACAAAAATCTGAACGGGAACGATAAGACGGACTGA
- a CDS encoding methanogenesis marker 7 protein — protein sequence MEPLIFQGGIYKHEQMIELVEDLGGYILQKNVLQLDVIVVMLVPNADLPLIEAKAKELLGKLTKAPLAGAEIAVVTPTLAYQHLPHLACDIAEYLRRAGSKTNMIGLARGVGKRVAQLKATEIDLINEHDCAVFTYGNFRECIKEKTKLFRDIEVPIVVTGGPNMDVVEVPGCVAYIGGLGRVMHRTRQKDELAILDRLVDATGKVLDERRAELDKDPLSVSPPRVMHEIEKQIPDIPESLAPTPITLQLNGCRIKVPYDEYAERILNVKFDEGIYMREVAKLYRSRMKDYIILRILPKSETGFVI from the coding sequence ATGGAACCACTGATCTTCCAGGGTGGCATATATAAGCACGAGCAGATGATCGAGCTGGTCGAAGACCTCGGCGGCTACATCCTGCAGAAAAACGTGCTCCAGCTGGACGTCATCGTAGTCATGCTGGTGCCTAACGCAGACCTGCCGCTGATCGAGGCCAAGGCAAAAGAACTGCTGGGCAAGCTCACCAAAGCACCTCTCGCCGGCGCCGAGATAGCCGTGGTCACGCCAACGCTGGCTTACCAGCACTTGCCCCACTTAGCCTGCGACATTGCGGAATATCTCCGCAGGGCGGGCTCCAAGACAAACATGATAGGCCTGGCCAGAGGCGTGGGCAAGCGCGTGGCACAGCTCAAGGCGACTGAAATCGACCTGATCAACGAGCATGACTGCGCAGTCTTCACGTACGGCAATTTCCGGGAGTGCATCAAGGAGAAGACCAAACTCTTCCGGGACATCGAAGTACCGATCGTGGTGACCGGAGGCCCGAATATGGACGTAGTCGAGGTACCGGGATGCGTCGCCTACATCGGAGGCCTCGGCAGAGTGATGCACAGGACCAGGCAGAAAGACGAGCTGGCGATCCTGGACAGGCTGGTGGATGCCACTGGCAAAGTCCTGGACGAGCGCAGGGCAGAACTGGATAAGGACCCCCTCAGCGTCAGCCCGCCAAGGGTGATGCACGAGATTGAAAAGCAGATCCCGGACATTCCGGAGTCGCTGGCCCCGACGCCGATCACGCTGCAGCTCAACGGCTGCCGCATCAAGGTACCCTACGACGAGTACGCAGAGCGCATCCTCAACGTCAAATTCGACGAGGGAATCTACATGCGCGAGGTAGCGAAACTCTACCGCTCGAGGATGAAGGATTACATCATCCTGAGAATTCTGCCAAAGTCAGAGACCGGGTTCGTTATATAA
- a CDS encoding methanogenesis marker 17 protein, whose product MNTDIMEPLEVFKVECLDEEGAQKYEGVIRDVLTDLNLVRAIGRLRVYIDPKEPVFIIVGIFRQGLPTITLGDVADINSVNEGIMVSVREEQYASTAVGKLYLKYGRDRIIPTDRTSVIVPVDGDYARQHDEISSIVVYDPKDELKKAVIDALIRIAPEGFRVRKHYISEHMLAFIASEDPIKPEWMNVCHRIREEIKHDKED is encoded by the coding sequence ATGAACACTGACATAATGGAGCCTCTCGAAGTCTTCAAAGTCGAATGCCTTGACGAGGAAGGCGCTCAGAAGTACGAGGGCGTCATCAGGGACGTGCTCACAGACCTGAACTTAGTACGGGCAATCGGCCGCCTGCGAGTCTACATAGATCCTAAAGAGCCTGTCTTCATCATTGTAGGCATATTCAGGCAGGGCCTGCCGACCATCACCCTCGGAGACGTAGCCGACATCAACAGCGTCAACGAAGGCATCATGGTATCGGTCAGGGAAGAACAGTATGCTTCCACGGCTGTCGGAAAGCTCTACCTCAAGTACGGCCGCGACCGGATCATCCCCACCGACAGAACGTCGGTCATCGTCCCCGTAGACGGCGACTACGCCCGCCAGCACGACGAGATCTCCTCCATCGTGGTCTACGACCCCAAGGACGAGCTCAAGAAAGCCGTGATCGACGCGCTGATCAGGATAGCGCCGGAGGGATTCAGGGTGCGCAAACATTACATTTCAGAACATATGCTCGCCTTCATCGCCTCCGAAGACCCGATAAAGCCCGAGTGGATGAACGTCTGCCACCGCATAAGAGAAGAGATCAAACATGATAAGGAGGACTGA
- a CDS encoding methanogenesis marker 15 protein, whose amino-acid sequence MRKIRIAHLTCGSEHSGVQSEIEKAAEQVQAQIVFPEVEIGNVKENANAFGLQVASPDLRLMIARAKSIVKGDTKADAVFITTCFRCAEGAIVRNALRDYIHQQSGLPVISYSFTERTSHETLLTRMEALSTTALRRSLLAREEQSGLTAGIDSGSSTTKAVIMRDNKIIGTGWVKSTDVLKSAEEAFSKALAEAGVKREDLEGIGTTGYGRFLIGKHYNADLVQEELTVNSKGAVYLAGKQKGPATVIDIGGMDNKAISVQDGIPGSFTMGGICAGASGRFLEQSANRLGVEIGDMGALAVKGDHSKVTMNSYCIVFGTQSLINSLSKGNAREDVAAAACYSVAEQVFEQQLQEIEVKKPVIMVGGSSLNIGLVKAMGDLLKMDVIVPPYSQHIGAVGAALLVSGLRGGSEEAQDEH is encoded by the coding sequence GTGAGAAAGATACGCATAGCCCACCTCACCTGCGGCTCGGAGCACAGCGGCGTGCAATCTGAGATCGAGAAGGCCGCAGAGCAGGTCCAGGCCCAGATCGTCTTCCCCGAGGTAGAGATCGGCAACGTGAAAGAGAACGCCAACGCGTTCGGCCTGCAGGTGGCCAGTCCGGACCTGCGCCTGATGATCGCCAGGGCGAAGAGCATCGTCAAAGGCGATACCAAGGCAGACGCCGTCTTCATCACGACCTGCTTCCGGTGCGCCGAAGGCGCCATCGTCAGGAACGCCCTGAGAGACTACATTCACCAGCAGTCCGGCTTACCGGTCATCAGCTATTCTTTCACCGAGAGGACTTCCCACGAGACGCTTCTCACGAGAATGGAAGCCCTGTCGACCACTGCGCTCCGCCGCAGCCTGCTCGCCAGAGAAGAGCAGTCCGGCCTGACCGCGGGCATAGACTCTGGATCGAGCACCACCAAGGCCGTCATCATGAGGGACAACAAAATTATCGGCACGGGCTGGGTCAAGTCCACCGACGTCCTCAAGAGCGCCGAGGAAGCCTTCAGCAAGGCGCTGGCAGAAGCCGGCGTCAAGAGAGAAGATCTGGAAGGCATCGGCACCACCGGCTACGGCAGGTTCCTGATCGGCAAGCACTACAACGCCGACCTCGTGCAGGAAGAGCTGACGGTCAACTCCAAAGGCGCCGTCTACCTGGCCGGAAAACAGAAGGGTCCGGCCACGGTCATCGACATCGGCGGCATGGACAACAAGGCCATCTCAGTCCAGGACGGCATCCCCGGCAGCTTCACGATGGGCGGCATTTGCGCAGGCGCATCCGGCAGGTTCCTCGAGCAGTCCGCCAACAGGCTGGGCGTAGAGATCGGAGACATGGGAGCACTGGCCGTCAAGGGCGACCACTCAAAAGTAACCATGAACAGCTACTGTATCGTCTTCGGCACCCAGAGCCTGATCAACTCGCTGTCCAAGGGCAACGCCAGAGAAGACGTGGCCGCAGCAGCCTGCTACAGCGTTGCAGAGCAGGTTTTCGAGCAGCAGCTGCAGGAGATAGAGGTAAAGAAGCCGGTGATCATGGTGGGAGGATCTTCGCTTAACATCGGCCTCGTCAAGGCAATGGGCGACCTGCTGAAGATGGACGTCATCGTCCCGCCTTACTCCCAGCACATCGGCGCGGTAGGCGCCGCCCTCCTCGTCTCCGGGCTAAGGGGAGGGAGTGAGGAGGCGCAGGATGAACACTGA
- a CDS encoding methanogenesis marker 5 protein, producing MKIFIYPPNSLILADLVERFGHEPLTLMSEVRKKVTSPSLDSPPMNMTPDDPKKGLKYAAIEIPSGVRGRMALMDPLIEQAEAAIIVEDAEYMFGCMGCARTNELLKYVVRKKGVPVLELQYPKNENEAKNFVLYVNEFLRKLTKEQAPDAEGSQ from the coding sequence ATGAAAATATTCATCTATCCCCCTAACAGCCTCATATTAGCAGATCTTGTCGAGCGCTTCGGCCACGAGCCGCTGACGCTCATGAGCGAGGTCCGCAAGAAGGTGACCAGCCCCAGTCTGGACTCCCCTCCCATGAACATGACGCCGGACGACCCGAAGAAAGGCCTGAAATACGCCGCCATCGAGATCCCCTCGGGCGTCAGGGGCCGCATGGCCCTCATGGACCCGCTGATCGAGCAGGCCGAGGCAGCCATCATTGTAGAGGATGCAGAATACATGTTCGGATGTATGGGCTGCGCCCGGACGAACGAACTGCTGAAGTACGTGGTAAGAAAGAAGGGTGTGCCAGTCCTGGAACTGCAGTACCCCAAAAATGAGAACGAGGCGAAAAACTTCGTGTTATACGTAAACGAGTTCCTTCGTAAGCTTACAAAAGAACAAGCGCCTGATGCGGAGGGAAGCCAGTGA
- a CDS encoding methanogenesis marker 6 protein, protein MASEGQQEDVITKMVVISDSLLPAEVAISAYKITSDVVIKETCYGLMITGKRSEVNRLAEELRNEHPHKIFIKERGYPSGDKRRCRANRGGGPRPGFHQLKEELDILPDIAKGLVLVERGFTPVPQPRPKNIDVDRFKEIINSTIAEGDAQ, encoded by the coding sequence ATGGCGAGTGAAGGACAGCAGGAAGATGTCATAACAAAAATGGTGGTCATATCTGATTCGCTGCTGCCTGCAGAGGTGGCGATCAGCGCTTACAAGATTACGAGCGACGTTGTAATCAAGGAAACCTGCTACGGGCTAATGATAACCGGAAAGAGAAGCGAGGTAAACCGGCTGGCCGAAGAGCTCCGGAACGAACACCCTCACAAGATATTCATCAAGGAGCGAGGTTACCCGTCGGGCGACAAAAGGCGTTGCCGGGCTAACAGGGGAGGAGGCCCCAGGCCGGGCTTCCACCAGCTGAAAGAGGAGCTGGACATCCTGCCGGATATCGCCAAAGGACTGGTACTCGTAGAGAGAGGTTTCACGCCCGTACCCCAGCCGAGGCCTAAAAATATTGACGTTGACAGGTTCAAGGAAATCATTAATTCTACTATCGCAGAAGGAGATGCGCAATGA
- the mmp3 gene encoding methyl-coenzyme M reductase-associated protein Mmp3 — protein sequence MSVKYVVDVDGKKVAVREGATVADALAAAGVSHHPGTVIGIISGREEARKEVATEFKILTTRGEIRLELTGGALKQAWLDSYSKFAGTETKWTTGYAIAFGPAPTGVPAGKTETEYRRWDVSFGTGGYDAKNTYLIISKADHTSDYGVRGGGAFGKIISGKKVLASLGQDDSIKSIEPVVKLEKFANKTVTTDTSMPVEEGMEIHTALQVEMMPKAKDGAEHFYAAVKDGTFPVDFAASTFISSDVMLGEVCPYENLGARSEGAVSIRTDGSGKGRIYISRADLTSSIYHSIVGRVINGIELVKIVSPGQRIAVTTVPDRLSVLGMDLKAAEEFLTRRGIRYEKAGHQGEDAVVVDQTPRTTMEIVSSGSVKITAIPRDGLVEIELYDDRAPQSVEYFRRASGLKEQHVGSLNVFFKYEDTLLFKGKTVHVGELIPENKPEEGSIVAAGEIGMTNMAARYAGMVGVRFGDSSKFGPTGEKYTSTNIIGRVLNMEKLRKTKEKETVYFTEVR from the coding sequence TTGAGCGTAAAATATGTCGTAGATGTCGACGGGAAAAAGGTTGCGGTCCGAGAGGGAGCAACTGTAGCCGACGCGCTGGCGGCGGCAGGTGTCAGCCATCACCCGGGCACAGTCATAGGTATCATCAGCGGCAGGGAAGAAGCCCGGAAAGAAGTAGCCACTGAGTTCAAGATACTGACAACCCGGGGCGAGATACGGTTAGAGCTGACCGGAGGAGCGCTCAAGCAGGCCTGGCTCGACAGCTACAGCAAGTTCGCAGGCACGGAAACCAAGTGGACAACAGGCTATGCAATAGCCTTCGGACCGGCCCCGACAGGAGTGCCAGCCGGCAAGACAGAGACGGAATACCGGCGCTGGGACGTGTCCTTTGGTACTGGCGGCTACGATGCAAAGAACACTTATCTAATCATCTCTAAAGCAGACCACACTTCTGACTACGGTGTCAGGGGTGGCGGAGCTTTCGGGAAGATCATCTCGGGCAAAAAGGTGCTGGCAAGCCTGGGTCAGGACGACAGCATCAAGTCCATCGAGCCGGTCGTGAAGCTGGAGAAGTTCGCCAACAAGACTGTCACGACGGATACTTCGATGCCGGTGGAGGAGGGCATGGAGATACACACTGCCCTGCAGGTAGAAATGATGCCTAAAGCCAAAGACGGAGCAGAGCATTTCTACGCGGCGGTCAAGGACGGGACATTCCCGGTGGACTTTGCCGCCAGCACGTTCATATCCAGCGACGTCATGCTGGGAGAGGTCTGCCCGTACGAAAACCTCGGGGCCAGGAGCGAAGGCGCGGTAAGCATCCGGACAGACGGCAGCGGCAAAGGCCGGATCTACATTTCCAGAGCAGACCTGACATCGAGCATCTATCACTCGATCGTCGGCAGAGTGATCAACGGCATCGAACTGGTGAAGATCGTCAGCCCCGGCCAGCGCATCGCTGTCACGACTGTGCCCGACCGCCTTAGTGTGCTGGGCATGGATCTTAAAGCCGCCGAAGAATTTCTGACACGGCGGGGCATCAGGTACGAGAAAGCCGGCCACCAGGGCGAAGATGCAGTAGTCGTCGACCAGACGCCGCGGACTACAATGGAGATCGTCAGCTCGGGCAGCGTCAAAATCACAGCGATTCCAAGGGACGGCCTTGTTGAGATCGAATTATACGATGACAGAGCCCCCCAGTCGGTAGAATACTTCCGCCGGGCGTCGGGGTTGAAAGAGCAGCACGTGGGATCGCTCAACGTGTTCTTCAAGTACGAGGATACGCTGCTCTTCAAGGGCAAGACAGTACACGTCGGCGAGCTTATACCGGAGAACAAGCCGGAAGAGGGCTCGATCGTGGCGGCAGGCGAGATCGGTATGACCAACATGGCTGCCCGGTATGCAGGCATGGTGGGCGTGAGGTTCGGAGACAGCAGCAAGTTCGGCCCGACAGGGGAGAAATACACCTCCACCAACATCATCGGCAGGGTGCTGAACATGGAAAAGCTGAGGAAAACTAAGGAGAAGGAGACCGTCTATTTCACGGAGGTGCGGTGA